In Sulfolobales archaeon, one DNA window encodes the following:
- a CDS encoding 50S ribosomal protein L6, which translates to MGGSTSRFLYLEERIEIPENVSVEISGRRVKVSGPKGSIEKDFSFARSVIIEKSGNEIIVKSYLGRSREKAIVRTIASRIRNMVRGVRGGYRYYLKIIFTHFPMNVSVEDGKVVIRRILGGSDVRIAKILEGVKVEIKDRDIIVEGVDLEAVSQTAANIERAARITGFDKRVVMDGIYIYKREVIEG; encoded by the coding sequence CTGAAAACGTCAGTGTTGAGATCTCTGGGAGGAGGGTAAAGGTTTCAGGTCCTAAAGGTTCTATAGAAAAAGATTTCAGCTTCGCTAGAAGTGTTATCATTGAGAAGAGTGGTAATGAGATTATTGTGAAAAGCTATCTGGGAAGATCTAGAGAAAAAGCTATTGTAAGAACCATAGCTTCTCGCATAAGAAATATGGTGAGAGGTGTGAGAGGAGGATACAGATACTATCTTAAGATAATATTCACACACTTTCCAATGAATGTTTCGGTAGAAGATGGCAAGGTTGTTATAAGAAGAATTCTGGGAGGTAGTGATGTTAGAATAGCTAAAATACTCGAAGGCGTTAAGGTAGAGATAAAAGACAGAGATATAATCGTTGAAGGAGTAGATCTAGAAGCTGTTTCCCAGACCGCTGCAAATATTGAGAGAGCTGCAAGAATCACAGGATTTGATAAGAGAGTTGTTATGGACGGCATATACATATATAAGAGGGAGGTGATAGAAGGTTGA
- a CDS encoding 50S ribosomal protein L32e: MSTSTSVSSREVLKKRSRIRKLIKMKKKPEFIRYLWWKFPKFKNNPSWRKPKGNDNKLRLRLKGYPPIVEVGFRSSREIRGLHPSGLKPVVVSSMKEIEKLDPSKHIVYISSSVGMRKRIELIKLLEERGFRIANRGGGG; the protein is encoded by the coding sequence TTGAGCACTAGCACAAGTGTCAGCTCTAGAGAAGTTCTGAAGAAGAGAAGCAGAATACGAAAGCTTATCAAGATGAAGAAGAAGCCTGAGTTTATAAGATATCTATGGTGGAAGTTTCCAAAATTCAAGAATAACCCCTCATGGAGAAAGCCTAAGGGTAATGATAATAAGCTAAGGTTAAGACTTAAAGGTTATCCTCCTATCGTTGAGGTAGGGTTTAGAAGTAGCAGAGAAATCAGAGGTTTACACCCCTCAGGTCTGAAACCTGTGGTTGTATCTTCGATGAAAGAAATTGAAAAACTAGATCCTTCCAAGCATATTGTATATATAAGCTCTAGCGTTGGTATGAGAAAAAGAATTGAGCTTATTAAGCTTCTTGAGGAGAGAGGGTTTAGAATAGCTAACAGAGGCGGTGGTGGCTAG
- a CDS encoding 50S ribosomal protein L19e — protein sequence MDLSIQRRLAAEILGVGENNIRFNLERLEDISRAFRREEIKALIEDGAIYYVKPHRNSRGRINILKEKKRKGRRRGQGSRKGARGARADEEEVWVNRIRKIRRYLKYLKNSEIIDSKTFRRLYRMAKGGHFRSLASLKQYLEAEGIIRSRG from the coding sequence TTGGATCTGAGTATTCAAAGAAGACTTGCTGCAGAGATCCTAGGCGTGGGAGAGAATAATATCAGATTCAATCTTGAGAGATTAGAAGATATATCAAGAGCCTTCAGAAGAGAAGAGATCAAGGCTTTGATAGAGGATGGAGCCATATACTATGTAAAGCCCCATAGAAATAGCAGAGGCAGAATTAATATTCTTAAAGAGAAGAAGAGAAAAGGTAGGAGGAGAGGTCAGGGTAGTAGGAAGGGTGCTAGAGGAGCAAGAGCTGATGAAGAAGAGGTATGGGTTAACAGAATTAGAAAAATCAGAAGATATCTAAAGTATCTTAAGAACTCTGAGATAATAGATTCGAAGACTTTCAGGAGACTCTATAGAATGGCTAAGGGAGGGCATTTTAGAAGTCTTGCATCGCTAAAGCAATATCTAGAGGCTGAAGGGATCATAAGATCTAGAGGGTGA
- a CDS encoding 50S ribosomal protein L18, with amino-acid sequence MARDASYKVPRRRRREGKTNYYRRYRFVSSGRYIAVVRFSNKYVSVQIVKPTILGDVVVAAAHSRELYKYFGWKAGGKNTSASYLTGFLAAVRARFMGVNDCVLDIGLKRPTKGSKVFAVARAFRDAGLKIPVDEDMIPSEERIKGLVLASYASKLYSEDVERFNRLFSEYLRRGLDPRQLPDHFNDVFNKIVSYSEKLGVEVRVGE; translated from the coding sequence ATGGCTAGAGATGCTTCTTACAAGGTTCCTAGAAGAAGAAGAAGAGAAGGTAAGACAAACTATTACAGGAGATATAGGTTTGTCAGCTCTGGAAGATATATAGCTGTAGTGAGATTCTCGAATAAATATGTTAGCGTTCAGATAGTAAAGCCTACTATACTAGGAGATGTAGTAGTTGCTGCAGCTCATAGCAGAGAGCTTTACAAGTACTTTGGCTGGAAAGCTGGCGGTAAGAATACATCAGCATCTTATCTAACAGGTTTTCTCGCAGCAGTAAGAGCTAGGTTCATGGGTGTGAATGATTGTGTTCTCGATATAGGTTTGAAGAGACCTACTAAAGGCTCTAAAGTATTCGCTGTTGCCAGAGCTTTTAGAGATGCTGGTCTGAAGATTCCCGTGGATGAGGATATGATACCTTCTGAGGAGAGGATTAAAGGCTTGGTTCTAGCTTCATATGCTTCAAAGCTCTACTCAGAAGATGTGGAGAGATTTAATAGACTTTTCTCAGAGTATCTTAGAAGAGGTCTTGATCCTAGACAGCTTCCAGATCATTTTAATGATGTTTTTAATAAGATCGTGTCTTACAGTGAGAAGTTAGGTGTAGAGGTGAGAGTTGGTGAGTGA
- a CDS encoding 30S ribosomal protein S5, with product MSEFSEPTARETSEWIPRTHIGRLVKEGKIVSLKEIYEKNEIIKEPEIIDYLIGPELKHEIISIDIVQKMTDAGRRTKFRVVVVVGNMNGYVGLGVGKASQLREAIDKAIKNAKLNIIPVRRGCGSWECRCGEPHSIPFMISGKEGSVRVVLKPAPKGTGLVAGDIAKIVLRYAGIRDIWTWSRGKTSTSLNFARAVYNALKNSYRFTTVSDWSR from the coding sequence GTGAGTGAATTCTCTGAGCCTACGGCTAGGGAGACTAGTGAGTGGATTCCTAGAACACATATCGGAAGACTTGTTAAAGAAGGTAAGATAGTTTCCCTGAAAGAGATATATGAGAAGAATGAGATCATTAAAGAACCTGAGATAATAGATTATCTGATAGGTCCTGAGCTCAAGCATGAGATCATAAGCATTGATATTGTTCAGAAAATGACCGATGCGGGGAGAAGGACTAAGTTCAGAGTTGTTGTTGTAGTTGGAAATATGAATGGATACGTGGGATTAGGAGTGGGTAAAGCTTCTCAGCTTAGAGAAGCTATTGACAAAGCTATTAAGAATGCGAAGCTTAATATAATACCTGTTAGAAGAGGTTGTGGAAGCTGGGAGTGCAGGTGTGGAGAGCCTCACTCCATACCTTTCATGATCTCTGGAAAGGAGGGGAGTGTAAGAGTGGTTCTCAAGCCAGCTCCTAAGGGTACAGGTCTTGTGGCAGGTGATATAGCTAAGATAGTTCTCAGATATGCTGGTATAAGAGATATATGGACGTGGTCTAGGGGAAAGACTTCTACATCTCTGAACTTTGCTAGAGCCGTGTATAATGCTCTTAAGAACTCATATAGGTTTACTACGGTGAGTGACTGGAGTAGGTGA
- a CDS encoding 50S ribosomal protein L30: protein MMVLVAIVRLRGRVDVDPDVEYTLRLLRLYRKFHATLYPRELPGFEGMLEKVQHWTTWGEIDLDTLKELLVRRGEIPGGGRISDEYVRERLSLNSVEDLARELYEGRILLHKLGGIIKPVFRLHPPKGGFRGSIKKPIKEGGELGYRGKAINELLRRMM from the coding sequence ATGATGGTTCTAGTGGCTATAGTAAGACTCAGGGGTAGAGTTGATGTAGATCCCGATGTAGAGTATACTCTAAGACTTTTAAGACTTTATAGAAAGTTTCACGCAACATTATACCCTAGAGAACTTCCAGGCTTTGAGGGGATGCTTGAAAAAGTACAGCATTGGACGACTTGGGGTGAAATAGATCTTGATACTCTTAAAGAGCTGCTCGTAAGAAGAGGCGAGATACCTGGAGGGGGGAGGATTAGTGATGAGTACGTTAGAGAAAGACTCTCTCTTAACAGTGTTGAAGACCTCGCTAGAGAGCTTTATGAAGGAAGAATACTTCTTCACAAACTAGGCGGAATTATAAAACCTGTTTTTAGATTACACCCTCCTAAGGGAGGTTTTAGAGGGAGTATTAAAAAGCCTATAAAAGAAGGTGGAGAGTTAGGTTACAGAGGTAAGGCTATAAACGAGCTGCTTAGGAGGATGATGTGA
- a CDS encoding uL15 family ribosomal protein, which yields MVVRKKRKSRKLRGRTRTMGWGRIGQHRKSGSRGGRGAVGFHKHKWIWVVKYYPDWYGKRGFTPRNPSYEEEVREISLRDLSDLVERLRLENKITYTSEGRIRIDLRELGFNKLLGGGKIEYALEVITPSASKKAVEAIQKAGGVVRIER from the coding sequence ATGGTTGTGAGGAAGAAGAGGAAATCTAGAAAGCTTAGAGGAAGAACTCGAACCATGGGTTGGGGGAGGATCGGGCAGCATAGAAAGTCGGGGAGTAGAGGAGGTAGGGGTGCTGTAGGTTTTCATAAGCATAAGTGGATTTGGGTTGTCAAGTATTATCCTGATTGGTATGGTAAGAGAGGTTTTACACCTAGGAATCCTTCTTATGAAGAAGAGGTTAGAGAAATCTCTCTAAGAGATCTATCAGATCTCGTTGAAAGACTCAGATTAGAGAATAAGATTACCTATACTAGCGAAGGAAGAATCAGAATAGATCTCAGGGAGCTAGGTTTCAACAAGTTATTAGGAGGAGGAAAGATCGAGTACGCTCTTGAGGTTATAACTCCTAGTGCCAGCAAGAAAGCTGTTGAAGCTATTCAGAAAGCTGGAGGGGTAGTAAGAATAGAGAGATAA
- the speB gene encoding agmatinase, with amino-acid sequence MSYKELYLNPRPNIFGGVSWRRDKTPISFIGVPFDSTVSYKPGARFAPDSIRIASRNIELYSMRKQIDVEEHGVYDEGDIAVIHGDVEKTLERVEKVLGELFKEGRFPIVVGGEHTITYAVVKALSRRDLGLVVFDAHLDLRDNYLGLKYSHASVMKRISEILDPGSIFYIGVRAVSREELNELSRLGHEYVSSISLRRQGVREIVKRFVRWSERFKRIYLSIDIDSLDPSVAPGVGTPEPEGLMTWELLDLLDEIIDQRVVGSDLMELNPLNDPSEVTAMLGSRIIIEISAKILTLRKRLE; translated from the coding sequence ATGAGCTATAAAGAGCTTTATCTAAACCCCAGACCTAATATTTTTGGAGGAGTGTCTTGGAGGAGAGATAAAACTCCTATAAGCTTCATAGGTGTTCCTTTCGATAGTACTGTAAGCTACAAGCCTGGAGCTAGATTTGCACCAGATTCTATCCGTATAGCCTCTAGAAATATAGAGCTCTACAGCATGAGAAAACAGATCGATGTAGAAGAGCATGGGGTATACGATGAAGGAGATATAGCTGTGATTCATGGAGATGTAGAGAAAACTCTTGAAAGAGTTGAGAAGGTTTTAGGAGAACTCTTCAAAGAGGGTAGATTTCCTATAGTGGTCGGCGGAGAGCATACCATAACTTATGCAGTAGTTAAAGCCTTGTCAAGACGTGATCTAGGTTTAGTGGTTTTTGATGCACACCTAGATCTGAGAGATAACTATCTGGGATTAAAATATTCACATGCTTCGGTTATGAAGAGGATCTCCGAGATCCTCGATCCTGGAAGTATCTTCTATATAGGTGTTAGAGCTGTATCTAGAGAGGAATTAAACGAGCTATCAAGACTTGGGCACGAGTATGTGAGCTCTATATCTCTTAGAAGACAGGGTGTTAGAGAGATTGTTAAGAGATTTGTAAGATGGTCTGAGAGGTTTAAGAGAATATACCTGTCTATAGATATTGATTCTTTAGATCCCTCAGTAGCTCCAGGAGTTGGAACGCCGGAACCTGAAGGTCTTATGACATGGGAGCTTCTAGACTTGTTAGACGAGATCATAGATCAAAGGGTTGTAGGCTCCGATCTAATGGAGCTAAATCCTCTTAACGATCCTTCGGAGGTGACAGCGATGTTAGGCTCTAGAATTATCATAGAGATCTCGGCTAAGATACTTACTCTTAGAAAGAGATTAGAATAG
- a CDS encoding DHHA1 domain-containing protein — MIDTRMRDREKTIEAEDIIITHRDADGVGALVNLMRLGDLENPRVLYVNPEDLGRIINFIRRKLSGRIKRIFIMDLAPNKDSIEYIVQEINILKRSDIKIFWMDHHVWDGAWFDLLRRSGVEVYHDPNTCATGVVRAFFNSQDLFTIDLERVICSIDLWKFEDPRAPWFMRIISYEDRDEWRNRIAEILIKADRVEDLIEWGRAYVEKTIDRELREYNQYAKKSIIRNVNGIKIVVVVKKSSSAAGVSSLAHYLLSLYDAEIVAVLRSNGSISFRSKNYNVREIAKALGGGGHVKAAGARIRISFIDRILLSIGLEKPLLLKTLKILESLVKNPKD; from the coding sequence ATGATAGACACGAGGATGAGAGACAGAGAAAAGACTATAGAAGCTGAAGATATAATCATAACTCATAGAGACGCCGATGGTGTTGGTGCACTGGTTAATCTTATGAGGTTAGGAGATCTAGAGAATCCTAGAGTGCTATATGTGAATCCCGAAGATCTCGGGAGGATTATTAATTTTATTAGAAGAAAACTTAGTGGTAGAATCAAAAGGATTTTTATAATGGATCTGGCTCCAAATAAAGATTCTATAGAATATATAGTTCAAGAGATTAATATTTTAAAGAGATCTGATATTAAGATTTTCTGGATGGATCATCATGTATGGGATGGTGCTTGGTTTGATCTTCTTAGAAGATCTGGAGTTGAAGTATATCATGATCCTAACACCTGCGCGACAGGTGTTGTAAGAGCATTCTTTAATTCTCAAGATCTTTTTACAATAGATCTTGAGAGGGTTATATGTTCAATAGATCTGTGGAAATTCGAAGATCCTAGAGCTCCTTGGTTTATGAGGATTATATCATACGAGGATAGAGATGAATGGAGGAATAGGATTGCGGAGATCTTGATTAAAGCAGATAGAGTAGAGGATCTGATTGAATGGGGTAGAGCATATGTTGAGAAAACCATTGATAGAGAGCTTAGAGAATATAATCAGTATGCGAAGAAGAGTATTATAAGAAATGTCAACGGGATCAAGATAGTAGTTGTGGTTAAGAAGAGCTCGTCAGCAGCTGGAGTGAGCAGTCTAGCTCATTATCTTCTCTCTCTATATGATGCCGAGATAGTTGCAGTCCTCAGATCTAATGGTTCTATAAGCTTCAGATCTAAGAATTATAATGTAAGAGAGATAGCAAAAGCATTAGGAGGAGGAGGTCATGTGAAAGCTGCTGGAGCTAGAATAAGAATAAGTTTTATAGATAGAATCCTTCTGAGCATAGGATTAGAAAAACCCCTGCTCCTGAAAACACTTAAAATACTAGAGAGCTTGGTCAAGAATCCAAAAGATTGA
- a CDS encoding ATP-binding protein: MSPEKMSSNVREISSSVDRKYRALLWTGRDFKSISISTNLANRIYESILSMLSSENLNEDESDQGTLRRIRVLTVREQYRRRDIFISVYSSILKIAYVDLPMILKTFESFLSNEIICLSAYYVQGGMYREITGVCGGRICESASCKSGRIRPLIAIISEEDLSDRLQDLEIDLFENFVEQLTALERRLIELLGLEKISYPAEAFSIKWIRLKKSESEAVEVVIREGFDNLVIKLDLRKPTWDLLMFPRKIASEIETLVVNPIKKNYKFAPRGVLLIGPPGVGKSVLAEAVASSIGRKILDLKPSVYRSMWYGMTEKILDRILRSITSRRDIALLIDDAEFLVGRSLAIHEVHISEISILLNYLQNPSRPIVLLTSNTPALIDQALLRPGRIDVTIVLGYPDRESRRMIVENVLKNYGVENYSEDIVEEIVRRTRWFSSAEIDSLIRMILSKGEGRIDIESLEWARKRFKIDPNARASEQQLLRWSASTLNNLVIQHIPDENEI; the protein is encoded by the coding sequence ATGAGTCCTGAGAAGATGTCGAGCAATGTGAGAGAGATAAGTAGTAGTGTTGATAGAAAGTATAGAGCTCTTCTGTGGACGGGTAGAGATTTCAAGAGTATTTCTATCTCCACAAATCTTGCTAATAGAATTTATGAGAGTATTCTAAGCATGCTTTCTAGTGAGAATCTTAACGAGGATGAAAGTGATCAGGGAACTTTAAGAAGGATCAGAGTCTTAACAGTTAGAGAACAATATAGGAGAAGAGATATATTCATCTCTGTGTATAGCTCGATTCTTAAGATAGCCTATGTAGATCTTCCTATGATTCTTAAAACCTTCGAAAGTTTTCTAAGCAACGAGATAATATGCTTATCGGCATACTATGTTCAAGGCGGTATGTATAGAGAGATAACAGGAGTCTGTGGAGGTAGAATATGTGAGAGTGCTAGTTGTAAGAGTGGAAGGATAAGACCTTTGATAGCAATAATATCTGAGGAGGATCTAAGTGATAGACTTCAGGATCTAGAGATAGATCTATTCGAAAACTTCGTAGAACAACTTACAGCTCTTGAGAGAAGATTAATAGAATTACTCGGTCTAGAGAAGATCTCATATCCTGCTGAAGCTTTCTCCATCAAGTGGATTAGGCTTAAGAAAAGCGAGAGCGAAGCTGTTGAGGTTGTTATTAGAGAAGGTTTTGATAACCTGGTTATAAAACTTGATCTGAGGAAGCCTACATGGGATCTACTTATGTTCCCAAGGAAGATAGCATCAGAAATTGAAACACTTGTTGTCAACCCTATAAAAAAGAATTATAAATTTGCACCTAGAGGAGTTCTTCTGATAGGACCTCCAGGCGTTGGTAAGAGTGTTCTGGCAGAAGCTGTGGCATCTAGCATAGGTAGAAAAATATTGGATCTGAAACCTTCAGTGTATAGATCTATGTGGTATGGAATGACAGAAAAGATCCTTGATAGAATACTTAGAAGTATCACATCTAGAAGAGACATAGCTCTTCTGATAGATGATGCAGAATTTCTAGTCGGAAGATCCTTGGCTATACACGAAGTTCATATAAGCGAGATATCTATACTTCTTAACTATCTTCAGAACCCTAGCAGACCTATAGTTCTTCTTACATCAAACACGCCAGCACTAATAGATCAAGCCTTGCTAAGACCTGGTAGAATAGATGTGACCATAGTATTAGGATACCCTGATAGAGAGAGTAGAAGAATGATAGTTGAGAACGTTCTTAAGAACTATGGTGTTGAGAACTACTCTGAAGATATAGTAGAAGAGATCGTGAGAAGAACCAGATGGTTCAGTAGTGCAGAAATAGATTCTCTAATTAGAATGATTCTTTCCAAGGGTGAAGGACGCATAGATATAGAATCGCTTGAATGGGCTCGAAAGAGATTTAAGATAGATCCAAATGCTAGAGCTTCAGAACAACAGCTTCTCAGATGGAGTGCAAGTACTCTTAATAATCTAGTGATCCAGCACATACCCGATGAAAATGAGATCTGA
- the rpl12p gene encoding 50S ribosomal protein P1 produces the protein MIETEYIYATLLLHSAGKEISEESIRKVLEAAGVAVDEVELKKVVAAVKQINIDDVLKQAMGVPMVAAPVASTSPQPSTQKESEKKAEEKAEEKKEEVSEEQIAEGLSALFG, from the coding sequence GTGATTGAAACGGAGTACATATATGCAACACTACTCCTTCACTCAGCAGGTAAAGAGATTAGTGAAGAGAGTATTAGAAAAGTTCTAGAAGCTGCAGGAGTAGCAGTAGATGAAGTAGAACTTAAGAAAGTTGTTGCAGCGGTAAAACAGATCAATATAGACGATGTTCTTAAACAAGCTATGGGAGTACCTATGGTCGCTGCTCCTGTAGCCTCAACCTCTCCACAGCCTTCTACGCAGAAAGAGTCTGAGAAGAAAGCTGAGGAAAAAGCTGAAGAGAAGAAAGAAGAGGTATCTGAGGAGCAGATTGCTGAAGGACTTTCAGCATTATTTGGATAG
- a CDS encoding inositol monophosphatase yields the protein MKDSIEDLYKDIYRIAREASRIAFERARDPSEILVKGLNKSGDESREIDLELESFIVEEIRRIHPKAMIVTEESGVLGDLKENMIFIIDPLDGSINYATDTPYCSVSIAVAIRSSSENKPDIVAGVVSEIFRERVYGFARGLGAYINNSRVRKRENPEKVVISYFEDLDTIKLFYDLWIALEKPKIRSLGSAALDIVKASIGDYMAFIDLRRRLRNVDIAAAYGFGRSIGAFITDHKGGELDLDLSNVSRIGTIIVSSNKEVHRIIIDKLKNLHSET from the coding sequence ATGAAGGATTCTATAGAGGATTTGTACAAGGATATATATAGGATCGCTAGAGAGGCTTCTAGAATAGCATTTGAAAGAGCTAGAGATCCTTCTGAGATCCTTGTAAAAGGCTTAAACAAATCTGGAGACGAATCTAGAGAGATAGATCTAGAGCTTGAAAGTTTTATAGTAGAAGAAATTAGAAGAATTCATCCTAAGGCTATGATTGTCACCGAGGAGAGCGGTGTTTTAGGAGATTTAAAAGAAAACATGATCTTTATAATAGATCCTCTTGATGGAAGCATAAACTATGCTACAGATACACCATATTGTTCTGTTAGCATAGCTGTAGCTATTAGATCGAGTTCTGAAAACAAGCCTGATATTGTTGCAGGAGTTGTTTCCGAGATATTTAGAGAGAGAGTTTACGGATTTGCAAGAGGATTAGGAGCTTATATAAATAATTCTCGTGTAAGGAAGAGAGAGAATCCTGAGAAGGTTGTAATATCATACTTCGAAGATCTTGATACAATAAAGTTATTCTACGATCTATGGATAGCACTTGAAAAACCCAAGATAAGATCCCTAGGATCTGCGGCATTAGATATTGTTAAAGCATCGATCGGAGACTACATGGCATTCATAGATCTAAGGCGGAGACTAAGAAACGTTGATATAGCCGCAGCATATGGCTTCGGAAGATCTATAGGAGCTTTCATAACAGATCACAAAGGTGGAGAGTTAGATCTTGATTTATCAAATGTTTCAAGGATTGGTACGATCATCGTATCCTCAAACAAAGAAGTACACAGGATTATAATAGACAAGCTGAAAAACCTTCATAGCGAGACATAG
- a CDS encoding DegT/DnrJ/EryC1/StrS family aminotransferase: MRRIKIAEPMIGEEELRSIEEVIRSKHLVHGRIVEEFERRFAEKHACSEGIAVANGTVALETALRSIGVGFGDEVIVPAFTFIATANAAMMLGARPVLCDIDPDILTLDPRCVENNVRRNTRVIIPVHLFGHPADMEPILKIARDSNVYVLEDAAQAHGALYRGRPVGCLGDIGIFSLYATKNITSGEGGIITTNDSRRARFMRLFRDQGQSGKYNHEILGTNYRITSIQGAIALKQLEKLDLFNNIRRRNARMLTERLKKIEWIKTPVEREWAYHVYHQYVIVLKEDPPISRDALREYLLRNGIETAIHYPAPINEQPLYRKLGYSSECCPVSREISRRILSLPIHPALTEDDIDYIASVFEKI, from the coding sequence ATGAGAAGAATTAAGATTGCTGAGCCTATGATAGGAGAAGAAGAATTAAGATCTATTGAAGAGGTGATAAGATCAAAACACTTAGTACATGGGAGAATAGTAGAAGAATTTGAAAGAAGATTCGCAGAGAAGCACGCTTGTTCTGAGGGCATAGCAGTAGCCAACGGAACCGTAGCTCTTGAAACAGCCTTGAGAAGTATTGGCGTAGGCTTCGGAGATGAGGTTATAGTTCCAGCATTCACATTCATAGCAACAGCTAACGCAGCTATGATGCTCGGTGCGAGACCTGTGCTCTGTGATATAGATCCTGATATACTCACATTAGATCCTAGGTGTGTTGAGAATAATGTGAGAAGGAATACTAGAGTTATAATACCAGTCCATCTCTTTGGACATCCAGCAGATATGGAGCCTATTCTTAAGATAGCGAGAGATTCCAACGTCTATGTTCTAGAAGATGCAGCTCAAGCCCATGGAGCTTTATACAGAGGAAGACCTGTAGGATGTTTAGGAGATATAGGGATTTTCAGTCTCTATGCAACTAAGAATATAACTAGTGGTGAAGGTGGTATAATTACCACTAACGACTCTAGAAGAGCTAGGTTCATGAGATTATTCAGAGATCAGGGTCAGAGTGGAAAGTATAATCATGAGATACTTGGAACAAACTATAGAATCACCTCAATCCAAGGAGCTATAGCTCTTAAACAACTTGAGAAATTAGATTTATTCAATAACATTCGCAGACGCAATGCTAGAATGCTTACAGAGAGATTGAAAAAGATTGAGTGGATTAAAACTCCTGTAGAGAGAGAATGGGCTTACCATGTTTATCATCAGTATGTAATAGTTCTTAAAGAGGATCCTCCTATATCCAGAGATGCATTGAGAGAATATCTACTTAGAAACGGTATTGAAACAGCGATACACTACCCAGCACCTATAAATGAACAGCCTCTCTATAGAAAACTCGGGTATTCAAGCGAGTGCTGTCCTGTATCTAGAGAGATCTCGCGAAGGATTTTAAGTCTTCCAATTCATCCAGCTCTTACAGAGGATGATATAGATTATATAGCTAGTGTTTTTGAGAAGATATAG
- the amrB gene encoding AmmeMemoRadiSam system protein B, giving the protein MRKRYPAVAGSFYESSRDRLLRRIEWAYTHPLGVGKLPVVAEKRDPRSRLFIAPHAGYMYSGPVASHTYYRIAGGGTPQVAIIAGPNHTGMGSLVATSLNYVWETPLGSLEVDNEFAKEIIRESSYLDDDISAHYMEHSVEVQLPFLQHLFGDYIKIVPIVIMLQKPDVAKDLAKAIVKAHEKTGRDFIYIASSDWTHYESYEEAYAKDSEALKFVQNLDLEGFYSYIERVGHTACGPGPVMIFIELARLMGFTRAEVLKYATSGDVTGERDMVVGYASVTAV; this is encoded by the coding sequence TTGAGGAAGAGATACCCTGCTGTAGCCGGATCTTTTTATGAGAGTTCTAGAGACAGACTTCTCAGGAGAATTGAATGGGCTTATACTCATCCGCTAGGTGTTGGAAAACTTCCCGTGGTTGCTGAAAAGAGAGATCCTAGATCAAGACTCTTCATAGCACCTCACGCCGGCTACATGTATAGTGGGCCTGTAGCCTCTCATACCTACTATAGAATCGCAGGAGGAGGAACTCCTCAGGTAGCGATCATAGCAGGACCTAATCATACTGGTATGGGATCTCTCGTAGCCACATCTCTAAACTATGTATGGGAGACACCACTAGGATCTCTTGAAGTTGATAATGAATTCGCGAAAGAGATTATCCGCGAGAGCAGCTATCTCGATGATGATATATCAGCTCATTATATGGAGCACTCTGTAGAAGTTCAACTACCATTCTTACAACATCTCTTCGGAGACTATATAAAGATAGTTCCTATTGTTATAATGCTTCAGAAACCTGATGTTGCGAAAGACCTGGCTAAGGCTATTGTTAAAGCTCATGAGAAGACTGGGAGAGATTTCATATACATAGCATCGAGTGATTGGACTCATTATGAGTCTTATGAAGAAGCATATGCTAAAGATTCTGAAGCTCTGAAATTTGTTCAAAACCTAGATCTAGAAGGATTCTATAGCTATATAGAGAGAGTAGGACACACAGCATGTGGACCGGGTCCTGTGATGATCTTTATAGAACTTGCTAGGCTTATGGGCTTTACGAGAGCTGAAGTGCTTAAATACGCTACATCAGGAGATGTGACAGGCGAAAGAGACATGGTTGTAGGATATGCTTCTGTGACTGCTGTATAG